Genomic segment of Meles meles chromosome 17, mMelMel3.1 paternal haplotype, whole genome shotgun sequence:
GCCTGCCACCCATCGTCCCGGCGGAGCGCGAGGCTGTGGGCCCTCAGAGCCCGGCACCAGCTGCGTacgcctccccccacctccttggGCCCGGTGACGGGGAGGAGCCCGGGGCCTTACACTCGCTGAGCCACTTGTTGGGGTCCAGCATCAAGTACTGCTTGGTGACCTCCAGCTCCTTCATCAGCCACTCGTACTTGGCCCGGACTTCCGCGATTCTCTGCTGGCGGTGCTCCAGAATCTTCAGTTTCGCGTTGAAGCCTGTGACCTCCTAAACGGCAGACAGAAGGATGGGCATgcatggagagagggaggaggggccccCCAGCTTGGACATAGGCCGCCTCCCACCCCTCGCCGGGAAGCTGGGAGGGCCCCGGGCCCTCCCAGCCGGCGTCTGTGCCTTCTGCCTGAGCCCGCTCACACGACCGCAGGGTAGGACTGTTACGGGCGTTTCTTCCATTTAGGAGGCGGCTGGGGTTCCAAGCTGGAGCCAGACAAGCCCCCAGGACCAGCAGCTTCCCTGGGCTTTAAGCCTTTGGGAGGCCTGGACAGAGAGACTCAGAGCTCCGTGGCTGGGGCAGAGCACCGACTCCCGCCCGCCCCAGAAGCCCACGGGCAAGTCTGCGTGGGTCTGAGCACAGGGCCCGGGGCTGCGGGCAGGTGCAGGGGTGGCCACCCCCACGTGGGGACCAGAGAGCTCACCTTGCTGCCGCCCCCGCGTCGCCGCTGCAGCCGCTCCACATCGTCAATTTCATAGACTTTGATCTCGAAAGGTTCCCCGAGGCCCCTCTGGGTGCTGCGCAGGGGGCCATCCACCCAGCGGACCCCGCTGCTGCTGGCGGCTTTTCTTGCAGGGGACGGGGTGTCGAGGGACAGTGCTGGGATGAGCCTCCGTCTCTGAGAACCTAAGGATGGAACGAAGCCCAGAGTTTATCTCTTTGAGTATCGGTCTTTCAAAAGTACGCATTTTGTGATGCACGTGCAGGGACGTGCGGGCAAGTCTGTGGCAGGCCTGACCATGGACTGTCTACCACCCGGCCACGTGCTCAACACTGACTCCCTTGATCTGCCTTTCCTGCTCCCTGGGCTTGTGCTCCCCTCGATGCCTCGACCCACGGTGGCCTCCACCCCATCCCACGTGCTCGATCCCCCCCCACGAGGCTGGATCTGTGGTGCTTTCCCCAGCAGACTGTCATGCGGCGCCTTCCCCACGTCTGAATGCTTCCCATGCACGACCCCACTCGGGACTCGGTGGTTGGCCTCGGTCGCCATCCGGCTGCATGCCTCACCTGCTGTTCTCCCGTTAGGTGACAGGCCCCCTCGAtgctgcccacccctccccaccacgcTCGAGCCTGCGTGTCAGCAAGCTCCAAGAGCACAGATGGGGCTGATCgagatttaataaaagaaatcccCCTGACTGTGGATCGTCATAGGGAAAGGAAGTCCTGTGACCACCAACATTCCTTATATTATCTGCGTTGTCTCCTGTGACGTGAGCATTGGAGAGACGGTGGTGGTGACGCGCTCCCCGGCCCCTTGCCTGGCTTCTGTGTGAGCCCGACCCGCGTCTCCCGCTCTCCAGCTCTGTCTTCTCACCGCACCACACTCTGGCTAATCCCAGGCACTTTCCACCAACACGGGTCTCCAGGAAGGGGACCCAGAAGGTGAGCTTAATGACACTTGGCTGTTCCTCGTGCTACCCATGTTACAAGCCCTGGGAGGTCAAGGTTATCCTCCTTGTGATCTATTTCTAGTTCATTCTTCAACCAAAGCATGACAGTTTCCCAAATTCAAAAGCAGGGCCCGATGAGCGGTACGCCCATGTCCGCTGCAGGTTCAGACATCCCCAGGAATGTTGGTACAACCCAGCCGTCCAGCTAGGAGTCTCCTTTGTGGAGTAATATGGCTTCTCTTAAGCTGCTTTTGATTTATGTCACTCGCGTCTGACAGCCAGCACGTCTCTTAATAACCACCTAAAGAAGTGGGACAAGGTCACCTAACCTGCAAAGCGCTTACGTCCACCGCCACGTCCATCCTGGGGCTCCGAATCCTCGGCCTCTCCTCGCAGACACTGGATTCTGCTAGCGCTCAGTGTCAGACCCATCTCTGCGCCCGAGCCTGGGGCTTTCCTACCCCGGGGCCTCTGACAGCCTCACCCAACAGGAGAGCCTCCGAGGACGGCTTTATGGATGGAGGCAGCCCTAGGCAACGGCGGGTACAGAACCTGCTGGCCGCTCTCCACGCAGCTCTGTACCCCAGCACAACAGCCGAGCCCCAAAACCACAAGTCTTGAAGAAAGAGGAATGGAGGTAGAGAGAACAGACTGGACCGGTCGGTAGGAGGCTCTCGACGAGAGTGGGGGGGAAACATTCTGGTCTCCCGACACCCGTGAGCATGCGGCTGACATCACAATGACAGGGTTCCGGGGCACGACGGGGGTAGGTGGTAGCAAGAAGGTTGGTCAAGCAAGTACTGGAAAGGCCAACGGATTCGCCCCGCCCCGACCTGGGCAGACTCTGGCTGGGATACACTTTCTTGCTATTTTTAGCCACTAGTATCAGTGTGTTTTAAGGCCCTGGGCCCTGAAAAGACCCGCCCCATCTTTGACTTCCCAGCAAGCCAGTAGCGCCACTGTTCAGGAGGGTTGTGGTTTCCTAGGACCCCACAGAAGGGCCCCAGCTGGTGAAGGCCAGGCTGCAGGGCCGGACCCTGTGGTCGCCTCCCGCCGGTCAAGGCACAGACTGCACGCAGGGCTCTGCGTCAGGCCGCAGTAAAAAATGTGCCCTTCGCTCAAGAACACGGAGCGGAAGCGTCTGTGGAGGCCCCTGGAGAGGGGAGCTGAGTCAGGGGGAGGAAGGTCCCCCATAGCTCACGCTGTCCTCGCTCCTTCTGTCTCCTTGTCCGGGCCTCTCCTCGTGCCGTTTCCCCTCACCTGCTCCATGGCCACAGGGCCACCAGCTCTGACCTGGGTCCTCTCTTGTCCTCACCCATCAGAACTCTCTGTCCCTCGTCACCCCAAACTCCACAAGTCAACGGCCTTTGTTATATTAATGAGTCTTTGGACTTTTTACTTGCCTTTTGATAGGAgattcctggaggaggaagacaTTCTCTGACAGCATGCATTTGGGGCGCCAGCGTGCCTGGTGTCCGTGTTAGTGTgctgtgcgtgtgtctgtgtgggtCGTGCTGGTGCactgtgtacatgtgtgtgtgtcgTGCTGGTGCACTGTATGCACGTGCGCGTGCATGCGTGCACAGCTGGGCACAGTTTGGGCCCCGTGGTGGCGGTGCGCGCCCGACTCTCCGCCGTTAACGACACCAGCGCGCTCCATGCTGCTGCGGGAGGGCGGCCGCAGGGTCTCGGGACCAGCATTCCCACGTGTTGGTGTCCGCAGCCGCCGGGCCGCGAGCCCAGCGACGGTGACCCAGCCCTCAGAAGCGCGCGCGGCGGTCACCGAGTTGGGTCACCAGCAGCACCCAGGCCCCGGGGCTGGGTGCAGGGGCACGCGGAGGGCCCCGCGCCTACCTGAATTGGAGCGCTTCTTCGGGGCTTTGAGGCTGCGGCAGCGGCCGCCCACGGAGCTGCTGTTGTCGCTCGTGGAGTCGTGCGCGGACGAGGCGCTGCCGGTGGCCTCGCTGTCACGCAGCACGCTCTCGTagccgctgctgccgccgctgtGGTAGAACAGGGCGGTCTTGCCCATGGCGGGCGGCAGCTCGCCGCTCAGCACGCTGCTGTTGTCGCTGCCGTGGCCGCTGCTGCAGCGGTGCGGCCGGCGGGGCGGCGTGACCTTGCTGTAGGGCGAGGGCAGCGGGGGCGCGGGGGCCCGCTCCTCGCCCGGCGCTCCCGCGCGCCCCTCGGcgccccgcgcgcccccgccgcccTGCAGCAGCTCGGAGATGCGCCCGTTAACGGCGCGCAGCGGCGGCTTGCAAGCGGGCCCCGCGCCCCGGCTGCGGCTCAGGGACTGCGTGGACCAGGAAGTGGGCTTGGCGCTGGCGGCGAGGCCCTGGCTCTGGCCCACCGACTGCGGCAGCGACTTGGTGGAGAAGCTGAGCGTCTTGGTGGTGGCGGTGGCCAGGCTGCGTGCCTTGGGGCTGGCCAGCAGGAGCTTGCTCACGGCCGAGATCTTGCACGGGCCCGCCTTGGGCGACGCGGCGCCGGCAGCGGAGGCGGAAGAAGCAGCGGGGGGCTGTGCGGGACCCGGGGCGGTGGGCGAGGCCCCAGGGGCAGCGGCCGCGCGGCCTGGGCTCCTGCCCGTGCGGGGCATTGTGCTGTCCTTGCCCGCGTGCGCCCGCCAGCTGCCCGCGCACAGGCTCTCCGCCCTCTCCAGAGACAGGCACTCGTAGTGGCTGACCGTGGCCCGGCCCAGGGAGTTGGTCCTGCTGGCCAGCTGCTCCAGCTTGGCACTGAAGAgccggctgctgctgctggcctcCCTCACCTTGCCGCCGGCCTCCTCCGCGAAGGGAGCCAGGAAGGGCGCCGGGGGATGCGAGGGGCTGCTGGTGCCGCTGCTGCAGGCGCTGTGCTGGGGGCTGGCCCGGTTCTTCTGGTCCAGGCTGGACTTGCGGACTGGAGGCAGAGGGGGTGTCCCTTTGGGCCGAGCCAGGACACCATGCTTGGGCGACGCCACCTTCCTCTCCAGGGTTGCCTTGCACGGCGGCACGCCCAGCCCGTTGGTCTCCGCGGAGCAGTGGTAGAACAGGCTGCCCAGGTCCTCCTGTCTGCTGGCCTTCTGGAAAGCCCGGGGCAGGCTGCTGGACTTCAGGCTCCTGTTGGGGTGCACTGGGCTCTGGGCGGCCCCGCCAGGCAGGGCCATCTCACAGCCATCCACAACCCTCCTCAAGTTGTCACTCCCGGGCGAGGCAGACACTTCCCCGCTACTGCTACTCAGCCTGTCCCCGGGGCTGGCCTTCCTGTCCTGTTCTGCCCCAGCCTCAGGCTTCGGCGGGCCTGTGGCAGCCTCACCCCCGGCCCCCTCTTCGTTGGGATAGGCACTCTCTTTTTTGACCTCCTCTTCCCGTTTTAGCCAAGGGTCCTCGAATTTCATCTCTGCCTTTGCGCCAGTCTCCCTGCTGTCCTGGGCCTGCACGGCTCCTGGCGCTGAGCTGAGCATGGGGGCGATGGGCGCCTCGGGCTCTTGGGTGGGCCGGGGGCTCACGGCGATGCAGGGATAGACCGTAATGTTGGTCTTCATGGGGATGTAGCCCTCGCAGCCGCCCAGATTTGCCGTGTTGGAGATGGTGACCGTGGCCTTGCCCAGCGTGGAGATCTTGCAGCCCCTGATGGGGGCCGCCTTGCCGAAAGCGTCCTCGCCGGCGTCGGACAAGATGAGCAAATTGTCAGGCCCCACCTTGGGCTTCTCCCGGCACACCGCGGTGCCGTTTTGGAGGCTGCCGATGAGCTCCGAGGCCGGGGGCTCTGCCATGGCCTCCCCGGGCCCAAAGCAGGTCTGGGCGATGAAGCTGTGGCAGGATTGCTCGCCGTCGCTGCCGGCGCTCATCTCGCTCAGCCAGGAGCTGATGGACGAACGTCGGCTCCCAGCCTCGCCCGCCTTCTCGTCCAGGGTCAGCTTCGGGAGGGGCAGGAACTGCGTGATGCTGACCTCGGAGACGGGCGCCACGCCGGAGTAGCACTCCAGGTCCTCGCTGATGCTGCCGATGATGCTGACGGGCCGGGAGCCCGAGGCCAGGGCCTGCACGGAGCAGTCGCTGTTGAAGCTGATGATGCTGGTGGGGCGGCCGCCGTCCAGGACGCCGCTGACGGTCAGCTCCTCCACCAGCGTGAACACCAGCTCGTCCTCGCCGTTCAGCTCCAGTGGCTGCTGCACCGTCACCATCGTGGTGCTCAGAATCTCCTTCTTAGAATCTGGAGACATGGCAGCCGGAGGCTCGTCCTCGCCAGGGCTCTCGGGGAACCCCTCGCTGCTGGCGGACATGGACTTCTTCAAAACCTGGGGGCTCATTCCAACCGGGGGGGTGCGTACCTCGGGAGGCAGCAGGGACTCGCCGGACACCGGGCCAGGATCCTTGCTCGGGGGAGGCAGGGGTGCGGGAGCCGGCAGGACGCCCTTCTGGGTGTAGACCTTGCACCTCTGGGAGGGAGAGCTGGCCGGCTTGTACTCGGAGGTCTTGGACAGGCTGGCGATGCCCAGCCGCGGGGAGCCCATGGGCCTGGGCTTGCCTTCCACGAAGCTGCAGGAGTTCAGGCTCTCTCGGCTGCTCTGCAGGCTGGATGTGCTGCTGCCGGGGATGCTCCTGGGCGAGGCCGGGGTGGGGCTGCCGGGCAGTGGGGGGCCGGGCGCTGGGCCGGGTGagtgctttctctgcatcttggAGGCGGGAGGGTCGGTGCCTTCTCGGTCGGTGGACGGGCCATCAGACCTGTTATCTTCCTTATCAGACTCACAGAGCGGGTCGGCCCCGGCAACCTGGCTCAGCGGGGGCCCCTTGCCAGCCTGCTCTGCCCCGAACTGCACGGGCAGCTCTTCGAAAGGGAACCGACTGGGCTCTTCGCTGCCGTCGATGCAGCCCAGCCGCTCCTGCAGCTCCGCGAACGTGTTGCACTTCAGACAGTCCCTTTCTGACTTGCTGGCCGCGGCCCCGCCAGCCTCCACGGGCCGGCTGTCCCCCCGGGCCTTCTGCAGGGCCGGCACGATGGGGACGAAGTCGGGGGGGCCCTCGTTGTCTGTGAGCTCCTTGTCCGAGAGGGCCGTGCCGTTGGGCCCGATGTAGATGACCGTGTCGCAGGACTGCTCGCTGCTGGAGGAGTAGTCCGGCTCGCTGGGCAGCTGAGGGACGGGGAAGTCGGGGTCCACCGCCGTCCTGGCCTGGAAGGGCCGCAGCTGGGTGGGCCTGCGCATCCGGCCTTCCTCGCAGGAGCTCTCGCCTCCAGAGGAGCTCGACGTGTACTGCGGGTGAGAGGAGGGAGGTTAGCGGGGCCGGCTCTCCATAGACCGCCCTCCCCCCGAGCCCGCACATGGAGCCCGCGCAGGCCCAGCCCCGGCCAGCCGGGTCGGTCTCCCTGTGCTGGGCCATTTCTCGTGGTGCACAGGCCAGTGGGCCTCGGCCTCACACGCCACCGCCCCTCGCGGGAAGAGCAGCCCCTGTGTGGCCGCCGGGCCCAGAGCCCGCTCAGGAAAGGAGGTGACTGGCCCAGGCCCCGTCTGACATCCGAAAGGCTGAGGGGTCCCTGCCTTGGCAACTCTGCCCCCCAGAACGGACAGACacaaaaaggagaggaagagagcttCCCACTTCACCCACTGGCCCGGTGACCGCAACCACGATGGCTTTCTGACACGCTCTCGTCACCCCCCAGTGTTCTGGCTCTGCCTCCGAGAGCACAAGCTGGTCACTTCCAGCagaccctgcacctcagccagAGACCGCTGGGGTCACACGGCAACACCCAGGAGGCTAGAAAGGACTCCCGGAAACGCAGGGGAAGTGAGCAGGGAGCGGACAAGCCCCTTCGGGCTCAGCCGCCTGAAGGACACCGCCTTGACCTATGCAGGACCCGGGGGGGGAGACAGATGCGGAGTATTTCTCAGCCGTCCCCAATTCTTCACCGCCAAGAAGCAGCCGTCCCTTGAACTGCCTCAGAGCGGGCCCAGTGCTCCCGGGTAGGGGTCCAGGCTGGATGATCGATGGCCATCAGGGGGAAGGGACGTTGCCGGCCTGACAGCCGTCCTGATCCGAGTGTCTGCCAGGCGGCGTGGGCAGCACCGCACACCCCTGTCCCCCGGGGCTCGGGGGTTAGAAAGACTGACCCGCTCCGGGGTCGGGCTCCAAAAATGCCTTCCTCCGCTGCACCCCTCTCCCCCGGGAGCGCCTTACCTtcgttttcttcttcttcatcctcAAGACCCTCGAGGCGATCTGGATGGTGGACAGGGTCTCGGCGTAGCTGCCGGCAGCGGCCGAGATGTGGGCGATCATGGTGGTGCGGCAGTTCACGTTCCCCAGGGACTCGCGCAGCAGCATGGTGAGCTTGCTGTCCCTGCGGGCGGAGCGAACGAGGGCTACGTTAGCACGCCAGGCTTCCCTCCCGCTGGCGGGGCAGGGCTTCGGACCGCTATGGGGCTCTTGTTGTTGTGGGCGGTAGGTTtttcccccatttaaaaaaaaatggcatacgAATGAGCCTCATTTTTTTGCACAGGGCTATTTGTAGTTCCAATCCCAAGGACGGAGTCTGTGTAGGACACCTCTCGTCCGTGCTGTCCTGCTGCCAGAGGTAGACCCCTGCGTCCGCGTGCATGGGACATCGTGCCTAGTGGGACCTGGGGACAGGAACGAGCGGAAGGAGCAGGACAGAACAGCCCTGTGGCTGGCGGCTGGCAGGCTGCACACACGACCCCTCACGCCAGCGGTCCCCACAGCAGAAGGCAGCTTGCCAGCCACAAGCCCACGCGGCAGAGCTGCGTGCTTGCAATATCTGCACGGAGTTGCAGGCACTGTATTCCCGTGGTCTCTCACTCTTACGTTCGCACACGGCGGGAACGCAGGAAAAGGTGTATGTGTGACTATCACAACGCAGACACGGCCCCAAGCACTCAGCCGGCCAGCCACAGAATGCAGAACTTCCTAGAAAGCCCTCCTCTGGGTGATTCTGCCGGTGCTCTGCGGGGCCAGGGCCCCGAGGGGTGATAATGAGGCCTGGGAGTTCACAGATGGTGTTTCCAGGCTCTTCAAAAACTGACCTGGAGGAATGGCTCCTGTTTTCCCATTCCTGCCCTTGTCCCAGCTTTCTCCCTGCCTTGCTTTTGAAAGGCTTCTGCCCACATCGTCATCAGGCTCACCCCTCAGCTGCCGCCAGATGTCATTTCTGCCCCAGAGCCTTCCCTGAGCCCGAGGGCAGAGGCAGCCTCTGTGTTTCCCATGTCCTGCGTGCATAGCTGTGTGTTGTGCTCGTGACACCAGGTGCAAGGGGCCTGTCCCCCCACCCATGTCCCCACCGGGCTCTCTGCCAGCTACCCCCGCTGAGCTCTCTGAAGAAGAGTCGTCCAGCTTGGCAGACCCTGGGTGAGAGGAAGGCCGCTGTCAGCAGAGATTAGGCCTTGGACACGGGGAAACCATTTCACACGGGGAAACCATTTCACACGTGACCTGCAGCAGGCCTTCGGGGAGGAAGACCGTGGAAGACGAGCCGCTGTTTGCCTTTCCACCTGGAACCAATTAAGGTGTCCCTTCGGGAGGCCGGGCTCGCTGGGGCTCAGTTGCAGGGTAATTTAGAAATACATCGGGGTTTCCTTGGAGCAAAACTGTCAGTGATATAAGTCGTGCAGGCAGAGTGTTCTGGGCAGAGTGTTTCCGTCCCTCAAACTCGTAGGTTGAACCCTAACCCCCAGAGTGATGCCGTCAAGGGGCGGGTCCTTCAGGAGGTGAGCGGTCATGAGGCTGGCGCCTTCGTGAAGGGGAACGAGGCTCTATTGAGGGGAACTTGTGGGAGCTCCCTGGCCCCTGTCGCAGAGACCCAGGAAACCTCTCTCACGGGACGCAAGATCTGCTGTTACCTTGTCGGACTTTTCCAGAACGGAGAGAAATAAAGGTCTGTGGCTTCAGCCGCCCCCCCCGCCAGCACCCCCGTCTCTTGATACTGTGTTCTAGGCGCCTGGACGGACTAGGACGGGTCGGGGGGGTGTGCAGGACCCAGGCCCAGCGGCCCACACTTCACTTCCAGCAGACACGCACTGGTGCTGATGGGCCGGACGGGAAGTCTGGAGCCACCCCCGGCAGACACGCTGAGCCGAGACACAGCACCAGGGCGAGTCCCGGGCTTTGTCTTCCCCGTGCCTTCGAGTGGAAGACTGATCCCGTTAGGGTGAAGCTGTGACCCTTTCGGTCCACTCGTTCTGACTGTTCGTGGTGGTCGTGTCCTTCTAAGTCTCCCTGAACGCCAAAGTCTGAACACTGTCCGGGAGGGCACCCAGTGACCCTGTTCCGGGGTCCCTCCTTAAAGACAGCTGATTCGATGTGCCTTTCTTACAAATAATGAATTTGGTGCGCCCTTTCTTTGTAATAAAACACTAGCCGAGAGGGTGCAACATTTTTCCGACTCTGGGTAACATGAACATAAACGTCTTCGGCTTTCGGTCTCACCAGATTGTccactgagctttttttttttttttttaaagaattttaccGTTCCTCTCACGGATCCACAAATAGAGCCATTTTCCCCATAGCTTCATCACACGCTTTAGAGGCTCTCTTCAACTTTCCGGAGCCTGACGTGTAGATCACTGaatgccttcttcctttctctggatGAAGCCTGGAGTTGACTCATTAACGTTGAACTCAGGCTAACAATACCCTAAGTCATAACCGGAACCAAGCTTCTCTACAAATGTAGAGAAACCTTCTTGCACCAGGGAACACTGGACACCCCCACAGCCCTGTGCTGGGGGCCAAGGGAAACAGtgaaaccaccaacaaaaagcatgcaaataggggcgcctgaggggctcagtcgttaagcgtctgccttcggctcagatcaggatcccagggggatcgagtcccacttctgcctctgcctctcatgaataaaaatctttaccaaaaaaatgcacacaaataAAAACAACGCTAGCGTTGGTTTAGAACGTAATTTGCAAATACGGAATCCGTGATGAGGGTCGATGGGGCTCTGAAGCCCTCGTGTTAACGCTTGTTAATCGGGGCAGGCTGCGGAGGACACATTCCACTCGCTTCCCTGTGTGGCCACGTGTGAGTCCTCAGGCAAAGGGGCCAGAATCAACAGGACGTGGTCacaccaaactgttttcctggTGCATTTCCACACTATTCCCCATTCATGAGTCAATCACaaggcgttttttttttttttttttccaagtccaTGTTGTTGGAAGAAGCCAGGGCATGTGTGTTGCTTGGCAACCAGGATTTTAGCTCTCCTCGAGGAAAGCCAGTAAAACCACGAGCAAGGCTCCTTCACATGGGCCTCTCCAGACGCTCAGACATCttatgggaatgaaaaatggtggCTATAaagctttgggtttttttccacCTGGTGAAGATCTTTTAACTTGGAACAAAGACAGTTAAGTGGGGAGGGAAGGTGAAAGAAGGGGCAGGGCTCTAAAGGCTGAAAACTGTAGATTTCGCTCAGTGTCTTTGGTAGGAAAATAAAGATTCAAGAGTTTCTAGGGCAAAAGCCGAGATTCGATCCGCGCCTCTGCATCGGGGCTGAggcaagaggaagagaaatgcaCAGGTGCGGAGCTAGCGGCCCCCGAGCCCACGGCCAGCCTGGAGGAGGGATTTAGGGCCTGGGGGGGCAACATGGGAGGGGTCCTGGCCAGGCAGGACAGCTGGGGCACGAGGGGACTGGTGACAGCAGAGCCGACTGGGGTCTCGGGAAGGACCGTGCCCCTCTTTGAAGCAGCCGTGTTCTATACACACATACTCTACCTCCCTCCCGACCCAAATGGcacatgtcttttaaaatttttggagaGATGTCCTGCTTTTTAGATCGAGTCAACTTTTTCTTAGACCCAGCAAGAACAGAATCCTGAACAAATGTTCATAGTGATAATGCTAAAAGAGCACGATGAGCATGAACTTGAGCTGACAAACCGGGGCCTGGAGGCCAAAGCCGGCCCACCACgtgcttttataaataaagttttattgggacgcAGCCACGCCTATTAACATACTGGTTCTTTGGTGCCACAACAGCGGAGCTGGGTGGTTTTGCGACAGAGCCTGTGTGGCCCCCAAAGCCACAGATATTACTATCTGAACCTTTATGGAGAAAGTTGTCTGTTTCCCCTCATGTCACAACATAGCGTGTTCTCATCCCAGACGCAGCCAACCAGAGCACGAAAGGGGGTGGTGATTTCCTTGCTTTAGATCATCTCTTGCCGAATGGAAACCAGCAGAGAAGCAAATCCTGAGCTTCAGAATCACTTGAGCACCGGGACACAGCTACGGGCAACTGCCCAGATCCCCTCCTACGGCTCACGGATGCAGAGCCTGTCCTCCcgaggggggctgggggctgggaggctgtGCACCCTCATTCACTCACGTCTGCAGCGGCTTGTTCCAGAAGCACGTGGCAAGCCTGTGCCACCCGGACACATGGtgcagggacagtgtggggaCAAGGGACGAGGTTGGCCTCCCTGAGCTAGCTACCCGGCGAGCACACACACGGGTGAACACACATGACGACACCATTTGTTAAAGCCGACGGCACGACATCTCACACTGCGCGTGATAAGTGAAGACTCCTCTGAGGCGGAGGGCTGTCCCCGCCGTCACTGTAGCTTCTTGACTTCTAGAAACGCCCTCACCTCCACGGTCTGTCTCGTGGGCTGGG
This window contains:
- the KIF26B gene encoding kinesin-like protein KIF26B isoform X2, coding for MKDPAFSAVIHDKLQVPNTIRKAWNDKDNRCDVCATHLNQLKQEAIQMVLTLEQAAGSEHYDGSPGSPPPLSNMPTLVGPRHMGGLQQPREWAFVPAPYASSNYTAFVNNKHSSKPNSLGVSNGAEKKSGSPTHQAKVSLQMATSPSNGNILNSVAIQAHQYLDGTWSLSRTNGVTLYPYQISQLMTETGREGLTEAALNRSNADKPLACGAPASQGSCTASETSTGPSVAASFFARAAQKLNLSSKKKKHRPSPSSVAEPPLFATSFSGILQTCPPPAPPCLLRAVNKVKDTPGLGKVKVMLRICSTLARDSSESSSFLKVDPRKKQITLYDPLTCGGQNVFQKRSNQVPPKMFAFDAVFPQDASQAEVCAGTVAEVIQSVVNGADGCVFCFGHAKLGKSYTMIGKDDSMQNLGIIPCAISWLFKLINERKEKTGARFSVRISAVEVWGKEENLRDLLAEVATGSLQDGQSPGVYLCEDPICGTQLQNQSELRAPTAEKAAFFLDAAIASRRGSQQDCDEDDLRNSHMLFTLHIYQYRMEKSGKGGMSGGRSRLHLIDLGSCVKALSKNREGGSGLCLSLSALGNVILALVNGSKHIPYKDSKLTMLLRESLGNVNCRTTMIAHISAAAGSYAETLSTIQIASRVLRMKKKKTKYTSSSSGGESSCEEGRMRRPTQLRPFQARTAVDPDFPVPQLPSEPDYSSSSEQSCDTVIYIGPNGTALSDKELTDNEGPPDFVPIVPALQKARGDSRPVEAGGAAASKSERDCLKCNTFAELQERLGCIDGSEEPSRFPFEELPVQFGAEQAGKGPPLSQVAGADPLCESDKEDNRSDGPSTDREGTDPPASKMQRKHSPGPAPGPPLPGSPTPASPRSIPGSSTSSLQSSRESLNSCSFVEGKPRPMGSPRLGIASLSKTSEYKPASSPSQRCKVYTQKGVLPAPAPLPPPSKDPGPVSGESLLPPEVRTPPVGMSPQVLKKSMSASSEGFPESPGEDEPPAAMSPDSKKEILSTTMVTVQQPLELNGEDELVFTLVEELTVSGVLDGGRPTSIISFNSDCSVQALASGSRPVSIIGSISEDLECYSGVAPVSEVSITQFLPLPKLTLDEKAGEAGSRRSSISSWLSEMSAGSDGEQSCHSFIAQTCFGPGEAMAEPPASELIGSLQNGTAVCREKPKVGPDNLLILSDAGEDAFGKAAPIRGCKISTLGKATVTISNTANLGGCEGYIPMKTNITVYPCIAVSPRPTQEPEAPIAPMLSSAPGAVQAQDSRETGAKAEMKFEDPWLKREEEVKKESAYPNEEGAGGEAATGPPKPEAGAEQDRKASPGDRLSSSSGEVSASPGSDNLRRVVDGCEMALPGGAAQSPVHPNRSLKSSSLPRAFQKASRQEDLGSLFYHCSAETNGLGVPPCKATLERKVASPKHGVLARPKGTPPLPPVRKSSLDQKNRASPQHSACSSGTSSPSHPPAPFLAPFAEEAGGKVREASSSSRLFSAKLEQLASRTNSLGRATVSHYECLSLERAESLCAGSWRAHAGKDSTMPRTGRSPGRAAAAPGASPTAPGPAQPPAASSASAAGAASPKAGPCKISAVSKLLLASPKARSLATATTKTLSFSTKSLPQSVGQSQGLAASAKPTSWSTQSLSRSRGAGPACKPPLRAVNGRISELLQGGGGARGAEGRAGAPGEERAPAPPLPSPYSKVTPPRRPHRCSSGHGSDNSSVLSGELPPAMGKTALFYHSGGSSGYESVLRDSEATGSASSAHDSTSDNSSSVGGRCRSLKAPKKRSNSGSQRRRLIPALSLDTPSPARKAASSSGVRWVDGPLRSTQRGLGEPFEIKVYEIDDVERLQRRRGGGSKEVTGFNAKLKILEHRQQRIAEVRAKYEWLMKELEVTKQYLMLDPNKWLSEFDLEQVLELDSLEYLEALECVTERLESRVNFCKAHLMMITCFDITSRRR